From Humisphaera borealis, the proteins below share one genomic window:
- the asnS gene encoding asparagine--tRNA ligase: MPHVSIADALKGKPSVDTDVTLKGWIRTRRDSKGGFSFLAINDGSCFDNIQVVADGKLPNYQQQIMHLTAGCSVVIDGKLVASQGKGQSFEVQAANVEVLGMVDDPDTYPISPKQHSFEYLREVAHLRPRTNTFGAVARVRHCLSQAVHRYFHENGFLWIHTPIITTSDCEGAGQMFKVSTLDLAKMPRTPDGQIDYSQDFFGKAANLTVSGQLDVETYCMALSKVYTFGPTFRAENSNTPRHLAEFWMIEPEIAFADLKADADLAESFLKYIFKAVLAERQDDMKFFAERIDKTCIGRLEKFVESSFERITYTDAIAILEKAVAGGRKFEFPVKWGIDLQTEHERFLTEEHIGKPVVVMNYPKEIKAFYMRLNDDEKTVAAMDVLAPGIGEIIGGSQREERLDVLDRRMIESHLDPKAYWWYRDLRRYGTVPHAGFGLGFERTIMYATGMANVRDVIPFPRTPGHAEF; the protein is encoded by the coding sequence ATGCCACACGTCTCCATCGCCGACGCTCTTAAAGGCAAGCCCTCCGTTGACACCGATGTCACGCTCAAGGGCTGGATCCGCACCCGCCGGGATTCCAAAGGCGGGTTCTCGTTTCTCGCGATCAACGACGGGTCCTGTTTCGACAACATCCAGGTTGTCGCCGACGGGAAGCTGCCCAATTACCAGCAGCAGATCATGCATCTGACGGCCGGGTGCTCGGTCGTGATCGACGGCAAGCTCGTCGCCAGCCAGGGGAAGGGACAGTCATTCGAAGTGCAGGCGGCGAACGTCGAAGTGCTCGGTATGGTGGACGACCCCGACACCTACCCCATCTCGCCGAAGCAGCACAGCTTCGAGTACTTGCGCGAAGTCGCGCACCTGCGGCCGCGAACCAACACCTTCGGCGCCGTCGCCCGCGTGCGGCACTGCCTGAGCCAGGCGGTCCATCGCTATTTCCACGAGAACGGATTCCTCTGGATCCACACGCCGATCATCACCACCTCCGACTGTGAGGGTGCCGGGCAGATGTTCAAGGTGAGCACCCTGGACCTGGCGAAGATGCCGCGTACTCCCGACGGCCAGATCGACTACTCGCAGGATTTTTTCGGTAAGGCGGCGAATCTCACCGTCTCGGGTCAGCTCGACGTCGAGACCTACTGCATGGCGTTATCGAAGGTCTACACCTTCGGCCCGACCTTCCGTGCCGAGAACAGCAACACGCCGCGCCACCTGGCCGAGTTCTGGATGATCGAGCCCGAAATCGCGTTCGCCGACCTCAAGGCCGACGCTGACCTGGCCGAGTCGTTCCTGAAGTACATCTTCAAAGCGGTCCTGGCCGAGCGGCAGGACGACATGAAGTTCTTCGCCGAGCGGATCGACAAGACCTGCATCGGCCGGCTGGAGAAGTTCGTCGAATCGAGCTTCGAGCGCATCACCTACACCGATGCGATCGCGATCCTGGAGAAAGCCGTCGCCGGCGGAAGGAAGTTCGAGTTCCCGGTGAAATGGGGCATCGACCTTCAGACCGAGCACGAGCGCTTCCTGACCGAAGAGCACATCGGCAAGCCGGTCGTGGTGATGAACTATCCGAAGGAGATCAAGGCGTTCTACATGCGGCTGAACGACGACGAAAAAACCGTCGCCGCGATGGACGTGCTGGCCCCCGGCATCGGCGAGATCATCGGCGGATCACAGCGCGAAGAGCGGCTGGACGTCCTCGACCGCCGGATGATCGAATCGCACCTCGATCCCAAGGCCTACTGGTGGTACCGCGACCTGCGGCGGTACGGCACGGTGCCCCATGCCGGGTTCGGACTGGGCTTCGAGCGGACCATCATGTACGCGACAGGAATGGCAAATGTGCGCGACGTGATCCCGTTCCCACGGACGCCGGGGCATGCGGAGTTCTAG
- a CDS encoding PSD1 and planctomycete cytochrome C domain-containing protein: MVADDAKGIAFFESRIRPVLVKHCYKCHSVETGKSNGGLLLDSREKTRAGGDTGPAVVPGKPEQSLLLTAISHTNSDLKMPPKKDRLPPAVIADVKAWISMGAPDPRKEAAGTVTAARPPVTVEEGRKFWAYQKPVAVAPPAISIPPWARNEIDAFVISKLEASNLKPSLHAAPGTFLRRLHYDLVGLPPSPEALAAFSARGRVDGVEKAIETEVDALLASPRFGERWGRHWLDVARFAESSGKEANISFPYAFRYRDYVIDAFNDDVPYDRFLTEQIAGDLLPASDDKERARLLIATGFLALGPKNLDEADPRQFVADLVDEQIDTVTRAVLANSVACARCHDHKFDPFSMQDYYALAGVFGSTRTFFGTYVTPSNRIAGDPLVLPKGAGAPIFHAGIPPQQVEKLKKQLADLKKEDADRRAAAMRASMTGGDPEKFYSITDALRIFWTSGGIEGQLEKVDENGAPLPLAMGVTDGARIADAPFMERGDVARPGKPVPRGFPRVIEIESLSKLPADRSGRLEFARWLTHPDNPLTARVMANRVWRNLFGAGLVATVDNFGFSGERPSHPELLDHLAVRFVAGGWSVKKLVREIVLSRTYRQSSTYDPAAFKADPDNRLLWRFPKRRMDAEAIRDGMLAVSGELNESRPAGSLVAKEIGDRPISLIGLDPKIPKDLDGSLHRSVYLPVLRDTLPDVLDLFDFAEPSLVTGDRQTTNVPPQALYLMNGPFVKARAAGLANRIAGEKDPASQVRSAFLLCFSREPDAEELKLGIAFIGGGTKESSKPILTAYCQALLATAEFRNVD, encoded by the coding sequence ATGGTCGCTGACGACGCCAAGGGGATCGCATTTTTCGAATCCAGGATCCGTCCGGTGCTGGTCAAGCATTGCTACAAGTGCCATTCGGTCGAAACGGGCAAATCCAATGGCGGACTGCTCCTCGATTCGCGCGAGAAGACGCGCGCCGGTGGTGACACCGGCCCGGCGGTGGTGCCCGGCAAACCGGAGCAGAGCCTCCTGCTGACCGCGATCAGCCACACCAATTCCGATCTGAAAATGCCGCCGAAGAAGGATCGGCTGCCGCCTGCGGTGATTGCCGACGTCAAGGCCTGGATTTCCATGGGGGCACCGGACCCGCGCAAGGAAGCGGCCGGCACCGTCACGGCCGCCCGTCCGCCGGTCACCGTGGAAGAGGGCCGCAAGTTCTGGGCCTATCAGAAGCCGGTGGCGGTCGCCCCACCGGCGATCAGTATTCCCCCCTGGGCAAGGAATGAAATCGACGCCTTCGTCATTTCGAAGCTCGAGGCTTCCAATCTCAAGCCGTCACTCCATGCCGCCCCGGGGACGTTCCTGCGCCGGTTGCATTACGACCTGGTCGGTCTGCCGCCGTCGCCAGAAGCACTTGCCGCTTTTTCTGCCCGCGGCAGAGTTGACGGCGTAGAAAAGGCGATTGAGACCGAAGTCGACGCGCTGCTCGCGTCGCCGCGGTTCGGCGAGCGCTGGGGCCGCCACTGGCTCGATGTCGCCCGCTTCGCCGAATCCAGCGGCAAAGAGGCCAACATCTCCTTCCCGTACGCGTTCCGCTACCGCGACTACGTGATCGATGCGTTCAACGACGATGTGCCGTATGACCGCTTTCTAACCGAACAGATCGCCGGTGATTTGCTGCCGGCAAGCGATGACAAGGAACGGGCGAGGCTGCTTATCGCAACCGGGTTCCTGGCGCTGGGGCCGAAGAACCTGGACGAAGCGGACCCCAGGCAGTTCGTCGCCGACCTGGTGGACGAACAGATCGACACCGTCACCCGCGCCGTGCTGGCCAACAGCGTGGCCTGCGCCCGGTGCCACGATCACAAGTTCGACCCGTTCTCGATGCAGGACTACTACGCGCTGGCCGGCGTTTTCGGCAGCACGCGCACGTTCTTCGGCACGTACGTCACACCGTCGAATCGCATCGCCGGCGATCCGCTGGTGCTGCCGAAGGGCGCTGGCGCGCCAATCTTTCACGCCGGCATTCCGCCGCAGCAGGTCGAGAAGCTCAAAAAGCAACTGGCCGACCTGAAGAAGGAAGACGCCGACCGCCGAGCCGCGGCCATGCGGGCTTCCATGACCGGCGGCGACCCGGAAAAGTTTTACTCGATCACCGATGCTCTGCGGATCTTCTGGACCAGCGGCGGGATTGAAGGCCAGCTCGAAAAGGTGGACGAAAACGGCGCGCCACTGCCCCTGGCGATGGGCGTGACGGACGGCGCACGCATCGCCGATGCTCCGTTCATGGAACGCGGCGACGTCGCCCGGCCGGGCAAGCCGGTGCCGCGCGGCTTCCCCCGCGTGATCGAGATCGAAAGTCTGTCGAAGCTTCCCGCCGACCGCAGCGGCCGACTGGAGTTCGCCCGCTGGCTGACCCACCCCGACAACCCGCTGACCGCCCGCGTGATGGCCAACCGCGTCTGGCGGAATCTCTTTGGCGCGGGGCTGGTCGCGACGGTCGACAACTTCGGCTTCAGCGGAGAACGCCCGAGCCATCCGGAACTGCTCGATCACCTCGCCGTCCGGTTCGTCGCTGGCGGCTGGTCGGTGAAGAAGCTCGTCCGCGAGATCGTCCTGTCGCGCACCTATCGCCAGTCGTCCACGTACGACCCGGCGGCCTTTAAGGCGGATCCCGACAACCGTCTGCTCTGGCGCTTCCCCAAGCGGCGGATGGACGCCGAGGCGATCCGCGACGGCATGCTCGCCGTCTCCGGAGAGTTGAACGAATCGCGGCCGGCCGGTTCACTGGTGGCCAAAGAGATCGGCGATCGGCCGATCTCGCTCATCGGGCTGGACCCGAAGATCCCGAAGGATCTGGACGGCTCGCTGCATCGATCGGTGTACCTGCCGGTGTTGCGCGACACGTTGCCCGATGTGCTCGACCTGTTCGATTTCGCCGAGCCGAGCCTCGTCACCGGCGATCGGCAGACCACGAACGTACCGCCACAGGCGCTCTATCTGATGAACGGCCCGTTCGTGAAGGCGCGGGCGGCGGGCCTGGCCAATCGGATCGCCGGCGAGAAGGACCCGGCATCGCAGGTACGCAGCGCCTTCCTCCTGTGTTTCAGCCGGGAACCCGACGCCGAGGAATTGAAATTGGGTATCGCATTCATTGGCGGTGGTACGAAGGAATCGAGTAAGCCGATCCTGACGGCGTATTGCCAGGCGCTATTGGCCACGGCGGAGTTCCGGAACGTGGATTAA
- a CDS encoding C2 family cysteine protease: MKTASARRESSRLAAAVLESLEDRRHFNVTVNGTAGNDVINVSQQGSAIKVTLNGVTTTYANQPVFAVTVNGLAGNDQIAVSELITIPAFLNGGDGNDTLKGGNGPDTLDGGAGNDLLRGSGGGDTLRGMSGDDTLLGGFGDDILYGGQGNDYVDGEQDNDYVNGNGQADPIGPVIINANLQRVTFSTGSTAAPSPAFSTASTAMSLTKTTSVSYAIFYTDNDTCRGGDGNDTIEGMGGTDAVYGDGGDDVVYGNAGNDRVYGGAGNNFLLGGDGDDVLVSIGGGTSDRLWGEKGIDSFWMDDARTTELNMDGDTAEYAGSNFHFVSQFENNVIRNNGQTLQERPSKVLVGQNLMDPIALAPYVSFRDRPLFGAAGIRMNDIRQGDVGDCYFVGGLSATAKVNANRIRQSVVDLGDGTYAVRFFRSGVASYYRVDGDLPAVNGTPKYAKLGNGNSIWVAIMEKAFAYHRYFDGGTYAILELGRSSEPFDALAAQNADFWGTSGTNVLASIASQMNQGRAVVASSINALPNGLPYVNQHLYVVNSVDTAGGTITVRNPWGYDGAGNDANPQDGYYTFTASQFFTYFKKATWAKV, translated from the coding sequence ATGAAGACCGCGTCAGCCCGCCGTGAATCTTCCCGCTTGGCCGCCGCGGTTCTCGAAAGCCTGGAAGACCGCAGGCACTTTAACGTCACGGTCAACGGCACCGCCGGCAATGACGTGATCAACGTCAGCCAGCAGGGTTCGGCGATCAAGGTCACGCTCAACGGCGTTACCACCACGTACGCCAACCAGCCCGTCTTCGCCGTCACCGTCAACGGCCTGGCCGGCAACGACCAGATCGCCGTCTCGGAGCTGATCACCATCCCGGCGTTCCTCAATGGCGGCGACGGCAACGACACCCTCAAGGGCGGCAACGGCCCGGACACCCTCGACGGTGGTGCCGGCAACGACCTGCTCCGCGGCTCCGGCGGCGGCGACACCCTTCGCGGCATGAGCGGCGACGATACCCTCCTGGGCGGGTTCGGCGACGACATCCTCTACGGCGGACAGGGCAACGACTACGTGGACGGCGAGCAGGACAACGACTACGTCAACGGCAACGGTCAGGCCGACCCGATCGGCCCTGTCATCATCAATGCCAACCTGCAGCGGGTGACCTTCTCCACCGGTTCCACGGCGGCTCCCAGTCCGGCCTTCTCGACCGCTTCGACAGCGATGAGCCTGACCAAAACGACCTCCGTCAGTTACGCGATCTTCTACACCGACAACGACACCTGCCGCGGCGGCGACGGCAACGACACGATCGAAGGCATGGGCGGTACCGACGCGGTGTACGGCGACGGCGGCGACGACGTCGTCTACGGCAACGCCGGCAATGACCGCGTATACGGCGGGGCGGGTAACAACTTCCTCCTCGGCGGCGACGGCGACGACGTCCTGGTTTCGATCGGCGGCGGTACCAGCGACCGCCTCTGGGGCGAAAAGGGCATCGACAGCTTCTGGATGGATGATGCCCGCACCACCGAACTGAACATGGACGGCGACACAGCCGAGTATGCCGGCAGTAACTTCCATTTTGTCAGCCAGTTCGAGAACAACGTCATCCGCAACAACGGCCAGACGCTCCAGGAACGGCCGAGCAAGGTGCTCGTCGGCCAAAACCTGATGGACCCGATCGCGCTCGCCCCGTACGTCAGCTTCCGCGACCGGCCGCTGTTCGGCGCGGCCGGCATCAGGATGAACGACATCCGCCAGGGCGACGTCGGCGACTGCTACTTCGTCGGCGGCCTGTCGGCGACCGCCAAGGTAAATGCGAACCGCATCCGCCAATCGGTCGTTGATCTCGGCGACGGCACCTACGCCGTGCGGTTCTTCAGGAGCGGCGTGGCGAGTTACTACCGCGTCGACGGCGACCTGCCGGCGGTCAACGGAACACCCAAGTACGCCAAGCTCGGCAACGGCAACTCGATCTGGGTTGCGATCATGGAAAAGGCGTTCGCCTACCACCGCTACTTCGACGGCGGCACCTACGCGATCCTGGAGTTGGGCCGATCCAGCGAACCCTTCGATGCCCTGGCCGCGCAGAATGCCGACTTCTGGGGCACCAGCGGCACCAACGTGCTCGCATCGATCGCCAGCCAGATGAATCAGGGCCGCGCGGTGGTGGCGTCGTCGATCAACGCGCTGCCCAACGGCCTGCCTTACGTCAACCAACACCTGTACGTGGTCAACAGCGTCGATACGGCCGGCGGCACGATCACCGTGCGAAACCCCTGGGGCTACGACGGCGCCGGCAACGACGCCAACCCGCAGGACGGGTACTACACCTTCACCGCGAGCCAGTTCTTCACCTACTTCAAGAAAGCCACCTGGGCAAAGGTGTGA
- a CDS encoding sialate O-acetylesterase, which produces MRKRALASFGGILMVTALASPANAEVKLPNVLSDHMVLQADRKVPIWGAATAGEKVTVKFRDQQKEATAGNDGKWRVELDALKAGGAADEMTVSGTNKLAIKNVLVGEVWVGSGQSNMAGAVGSYAKNDPVLAKLAEATYPTIRILKGNGKWAEADPKSLPGFSAILFAFGVNLQKELNVPVGLMVGAVGGTPSGHWLSEDALRSDEAVKGQIAESAKTYDPAKQQKAYEVALARWEKDVEAAKAAKKNPPRKPEAPTPPGAVRGGKEGKAGHLYEAHIRPMMPHAIRGVLWDQGESGTAVAGVDQYVLMGALIKGWRKEWGQDFAFIYVQKPSGLGCAWDPTEPVTDKADKFEPLPAAVPADGAYRELHVRIMEHPNTYMAISSDLGPMTHPTNKSGYGARSARVALGAVYGRKVEIYGPKYKSHTIDGGKIRISFDHIGQGLAFKHGDKLQGFAIAGADGKYVWADAVIDGDAVVVSSKTTAQPKSVTYALAARHTWANLFNKDGLPALPFKIDVAK; this is translated from the coding sequence GTGAGAAAGCGGGCTTTGGCATCGTTCGGCGGCATCCTGATGGTCACGGCTTTGGCTTCGCCGGCGAATGCCGAAGTGAAGCTGCCCAACGTCCTCAGCGACCACATGGTCCTGCAGGCCGACCGGAAGGTGCCCATCTGGGGCGCGGCGACGGCCGGCGAGAAGGTCACCGTCAAGTTCCGCGACCAGCAGAAGGAGGCAACCGCCGGCAATGACGGCAAGTGGCGCGTCGAGCTTGATGCGCTCAAAGCCGGTGGTGCGGCCGACGAGATGACGGTCTCGGGCACGAACAAGCTGGCCATTAAAAACGTGCTGGTCGGAGAGGTATGGGTCGGCTCCGGGCAGTCGAACATGGCCGGTGCCGTCGGCAGCTACGCCAAGAACGACCCGGTCCTGGCCAAGCTCGCCGAGGCGACCTACCCGACGATTCGCATTCTCAAAGGCAACGGCAAGTGGGCCGAGGCCGATCCCAAGTCGCTCCCGGGATTCTCGGCGATCCTGTTCGCGTTCGGGGTGAACCTGCAGAAGGAACTGAACGTGCCCGTCGGCCTGATGGTCGGTGCGGTGGGTGGTACGCCGTCGGGTCACTGGCTGTCGGAAGACGCGCTTCGCAGCGACGAGGCGGTTAAGGGCCAGATCGCCGAGTCCGCTAAGACGTATGACCCCGCCAAGCAGCAGAAGGCGTACGAAGTCGCGCTGGCCAGGTGGGAGAAAGATGTTGAAGCCGCTAAAGCGGCCAAGAAGAATCCGCCACGCAAGCCGGAAGCCCCGACACCGCCGGGCGCTGTTCGCGGCGGCAAGGAGGGCAAGGCCGGGCATCTCTACGAGGCACACATCCGCCCGATGATGCCCCATGCCATTCGCGGCGTGCTGTGGGACCAGGGCGAAAGCGGCACGGCGGTCGCCGGTGTCGATCAGTACGTGCTCATGGGCGCGCTGATCAAAGGCTGGCGCAAGGAATGGGGCCAGGATTTCGCGTTCATCTACGTTCAAAAGCCCAGTGGCCTGGGGTGTGCCTGGGACCCGACCGAGCCCGTCACCGACAAGGCCGACAAGTTCGAGCCGCTGCCGGCGGCCGTCCCTGCGGACGGCGCGTATCGCGAACTGCACGTTCGCATCATGGAGCACCCGAACACGTACATGGCGATCTCGAGCGACCTGGGGCCGATGACCCACCCGACCAACAAGTCGGGCTACGGCGCACGCTCGGCACGCGTCGCGCTCGGCGCCGTGTACGGCAGGAAGGTCGAAATCTACGGACCAAAGTACAAGTCGCACACGATCGATGGCGGCAAGATTCGCATCAGCTTCGATCACATCGGCCAGGGCTTGGCGTTCAAGCATGGTGACAAGCTGCAGGGCTTCGCAATCGCCGGGGCCGACGGCAAGTACGTCTGGGCGGACGCGGTGATTGATGGTGACGCGGTTGTCGTTTCAAGCAAGACCACCGCCCAGCCCAAATCGGTCACGTATGCCCTGGCGGCGCGGCACACCTGGGCCAACCTGTTCAATAAAGACGGGCTTCCGGCGTTACCTTTCAAGATCGATGTAGCGAAGTAG
- a CDS encoding GNAT family N-acetyltransferase: MSSKTEPILRHATLDDQDEIAELICISTNYWYRSSGKPPIFNRGPETCRVFWDIYEAMDPGRCIVAVEPRTGRLMGSCFYHARQTHYSLGIMNAHPNYFGRGVAGRLLKAITDLADAEGKPIRLVSSAMNLDSFSLYTRAGFSPRAIYHDMIIPAERVVAGLDGVDRSRVRPAVAADVPAIAALEWKVSRIRRDHDWRHMIENKAGVWSVWVSPVGNGELNGALASINHPASNMLGPGIMTDDDAAASLIAAELTRRGGTTPPLFLAPAARPGLIRKLYDWGAKNIELHLHQVRGESVPFDGVAMQTFMPETG, from the coding sequence ATGTCCTCCAAAACCGAACCCATCCTCCGTCATGCCACCCTCGACGATCAGGACGAGATCGCCGAGCTGATCTGCATTTCCACCAACTACTGGTACCGCTCCAGCGGTAAGCCGCCAATCTTCAATCGCGGGCCGGAAACCTGCCGGGTATTCTGGGACATCTACGAAGCGATGGACCCAGGGCGGTGTATCGTCGCTGTCGAGCCGCGAACCGGTCGGCTGATGGGGTCGTGCTTCTATCACGCGCGGCAGACGCACTATTCACTGGGCATCATGAACGCCCATCCGAACTACTTCGGTCGAGGTGTCGCCGGCCGGCTGCTCAAGGCGATCACCGACCTCGCCGACGCCGAGGGCAAGCCCATTCGGCTGGTTTCCAGCGCGATGAACCTCGATTCGTTCTCGCTCTACACCCGCGCCGGTTTCAGCCCGCGGGCGATCTACCACGACATGATCATCCCCGCCGAGCGCGTCGTCGCCGGATTGGACGGCGTCGATCGGTCGCGCGTGCGACCGGCAGTCGCCGCCGACGTGCCCGCGATCGCCGCCCTGGAGTGGAAGGTCAGCCGAATCCGCCGGGATCATGACTGGCGGCACATGATCGAGAACAAGGCCGGTGTCTGGAGCGTGTGGGTGTCGCCGGTGGGCAACGGCGAGTTAAACGGTGCGCTGGCGTCGATCAACCATCCGGCCAGCAACATGCTCGGCCCTGGCATCATGACCGACGACGACGCCGCCGCCTCCCTGATCGCCGCGGAACTGACCCGTCGCGGCGGAACGACGCCGCCGCTGTTCCTGGCGCCCGCCGCCCGTCCGGGGCTGATTCGAAAGCTGTACGACTGGGGTGCAAAGAATATCGAACTGCACCTGCATCAGGTGCGCGGCGAATCGGTACCGTTCGACGGCGTCGCGATGCAGACGTTCATGCCGGAGACGGGGTGA
- a CDS encoding YncE family protein, translating into MKHVLIGLLALFLGVPASAALVADGRYLYVAVPGIRDYLEFGGHGVLVFDIEAGHKFVRRIPAAGVDDKGKPINVKGVCASSATGRLYVSTIKTLTCFDLTTDKILWEKPYEGGCDRMSMTPDGKAIYLPSFEKAHWNVVDAMTGDVITKITPNSNAHNTVVGLDGSKAYLAGLKSPLLEVVDTATNKTIRQVGPFAKPIRPFTVNGRQTLAFVNVNDLLGFEIGDIATGKKLHRVEVQDFKIGPVKRHGCPSHGVGLTPDEKEAWVCDAYNQRLHVFDLTPMTATIPPRQTVSIPLREQPGWVTFSLDGKYAYPSTGEVIDVATKKIVATLADEKGGPVHSEKMVEVHFGGGKVVKTGDQFGLGRVAK; encoded by the coding sequence ATGAAACACGTCCTGATCGGCCTTCTAGCACTATTCCTCGGCGTGCCGGCCTCGGCGGCGCTGGTAGCCGACGGCCGATACCTTTACGTCGCCGTGCCGGGCATCCGCGACTACCTGGAGTTTGGCGGGCATGGCGTTCTGGTGTTCGACATCGAGGCCGGTCACAAGTTCGTCCGCCGCATTCCCGCCGCCGGCGTCGATGACAAGGGTAAGCCGATCAACGTCAAAGGTGTCTGTGCTTCGTCAGCTACCGGGCGGCTCTACGTCAGCACGATCAAGACGCTCACCTGTTTCGACCTAACCACCGACAAGATCCTCTGGGAAAAGCCGTACGAAGGCGGCTGCGATCGCATGTCGATGACGCCGGACGGTAAGGCGATCTATCTGCCGTCGTTCGAGAAGGCGCACTGGAACGTGGTCGATGCGATGACGGGCGACGTGATCACGAAGATCACCCCCAACAGCAACGCCCACAATACGGTCGTCGGCCTGGACGGAAGCAAGGCGTACCTCGCCGGGCTCAAGTCGCCGCTGCTGGAGGTTGTCGACACGGCGACGAACAAGACCATCCGCCAGGTCGGACCGTTCGCCAAGCCGATCCGCCCGTTCACCGTCAACGGCCGACAGACGCTCGCGTTCGTCAACGTCAACGACCTGCTCGGGTTCGAGATCGGCGACATTGCCACGGGCAAGAAGCTCCATCGCGTCGAAGTTCAGGATTTCAAGATCGGTCCGGTCAAGCGGCATGGCTGCCCGAGCCATGGCGTCGGTCTGACGCCGGACGAGAAAGAGGCGTGGGTGTGCGACGCCTACAACCAGCGATTGCACGTTTTCGACCTGACGCCGATGACCGCCACCATTCCGCCGAGGCAGACGGTGAGCATTCCACTGCGCGAGCAGCCGGGCTGGGTGACGTTCAGCCTCGACGGCAAGTATGCCTACCCCAGCACGGGTGAAGTGATCGACGTCGCGACGAAGAAGATTGTCGCCACCCTGGCCGACGAAAAGGGCGGACCGGTCCACAGCGAGAAGATGGTGGAAGTGCACTTCGGCGGCGGGAAGGTCGTGAAGACGGGGGATCAGTTTGGGCTGGGGCGGGTGGCGAAGTAG
- a CDS encoding SGNH/GDSL hydrolase family protein, whose product MRKMQWTGVVAMVLAMGGIVSADSTPKKPTEKPAAKKPAAKPSPALAQVEDDPKLPRVLLIGDSISMGYTLDVRELLKGKANVHRPPTNCGPTATGLAQLDKWLAVGSPTGGPAKKWDVIHFNWGLHDLKYVDDKGTMVDVAKGKQLASPEQYEKNLRELVSKLKATGAKLIWCATTPVPEGTTGRQAGDDAKYNLVAEKVMKEQGVQINDLNAFAKPRLAEIQLPKNVHYSPAGSKVLAAEVAGVIEKALKP is encoded by the coding sequence ATGCGTAAGATGCAATGGACAGGCGTTGTAGCGATGGTGCTGGCGATGGGCGGTATCGTGTCCGCCGATTCAACGCCGAAGAAACCCACCGAGAAGCCCGCCGCGAAAAAGCCAGCCGCCAAGCCCAGCCCGGCGCTAGCGCAGGTTGAGGACGATCCGAAGTTGCCCCGTGTCCTGCTGATCGGCGATTCGATTTCCATGGGCTACACGCTCGACGTGCGCGAGCTGCTCAAGGGCAAGGCCAACGTTCATCGCCCGCCGACGAACTGCGGTCCGACGGCCACCGGTCTGGCGCAGCTCGATAAGTGGCTCGCCGTAGGCAGCCCGACGGGCGGGCCGGCGAAGAAGTGGGATGTCATCCACTTCAACTGGGGTCTGCACGATCTCAAGTACGTGGACGACAAGGGCACGATGGTCGATGTTGCCAAAGGCAAGCAACTGGCCTCGCCGGAGCAATACGAAAAGAACCTCCGGGAGCTGGTTTCCAAGCTGAAGGCAACGGGTGCCAAGTTGATCTGGTGTGCCACCACACCGGTGCCCGAAGGAACGACCGGCCGCCAGGCCGGCGACGACGCCAAGTACAACCTCGTCGCCGAGAAAGTGATGAAGGAGCAAGGCGTGCAGATCAACGACCTGAACGCCTTTGCCAAACCCAGGCTCGCTGAGATCCAGTTGCCGAAGAACGTTCACTATTCACCGGCGGGGTCGAAAGTGCTGGCGGCCGAGGTGGCGGGCGTGATCGAGAAAGCGCTGAAGCCGTAG